The Prunus dulcis chromosome 5, ALMONDv2, whole genome shotgun sequence genomic sequence GGATACTTAATAATTGTATAATCTATACAACTACAACTTCTCACCGCCACGATCACCGGGCAGTGTTCTGTCAGGCTGTCCTTGTACTTTTGACATGGAAACCCATGTTATCTtatcttctcttctcttgatagcagaaaaaaggaattttaaaataaaaagtaactTTGTAACTTTCTCTTTTAGGTTAAAATGATCCTTCGACTGCCCTCCGAAACTCAAGGGATTCACCAAAAGAAAGTAAGAAAAGCAATGCTAAATCACATATGAACATGATATGCTTCATTATTCAATTGGATTTCCAAAAAGAATTACAATACCAAAAATTCCATATATCAACCAATATGCCAATGTTTATAGAACCATtcatgagaagaagaaaaaagaatccAATAACAGCCATGTTGAAGCTGTTCACAGATTGCCACTGAGCAGTGAacataccacaaatccaatcACAGCCACCATGAGAACTGGGAAACTTTGTGATGGTGCAGAAGAAGGGGGTGCTGGGATTGTGCCAAAAACTGTGGGGTAAGAAGGTGCAGAATCAGGCAATGCACTAGGGCCATAGGAGGGAGAGTAGGCAGAGCCATTGCCAAAAGAAATATGGAGCTTCTGGTTCTTCTGGCAACGACCCGGTTCACCGCTGGTGAAGTAAAAGTTCCCCAATGAAGTAAAATTGAACAGAGAGTTGCCATTGTTCATGTACAAGATTGGATCTTTGAGGTTGCAGCTGGTGTAGGCTTGTGCTGTGACTTGAACCACTGAATCTTGGCTTGGTGGGTACAAAAACACTGCATTacacaggaaaaaagaaaccaatttttttcttcagtggttttgaaatgagaaaacagagagaataatattgaaagaaagaaacagaaaactcttaCATAGAGAATCTCCCATCTTGAATTCATGGGTTTTTGACCATTTGGTGTAGACTTGTGGATTTGTTGAAGTGGGTATGCCCCAAGCATCTAGATCTCCAACTTTGTACTGGTAGCAAAGCACTTTGGATTGTATTAGCATAAGGACTTGCAAAACCAGTAAGAGCTGAAACCTTGGACTTCTAAGATTGGCCATCTTTaactcctctctctcacttcaaactttctctttctcaaatGTAGGAGTGAGTTGGGAGAATCAGTGGATGGGCAAATCTTATTGGCTCGAGGGTGTCTGCACTACATACGGACAACCTGAAGACAAAATTACCAAATACCCCCTCGTTTTGAGCGTGATTGGTACATCTTTTTAGATGGTCAAAGACTCAATATCAAACCAGCTGTGTCAAAACCGGTTAAACATCAAAAGAATAATATAAGGATGGTGGAGGTCTCTGTGGGGAGACTTGGTTTGTTCCTGCAAAGTGGTAAACAATACATAGATACGTACAACTTACAAGTAACTATGGGCTTTGCTGAAAGGGTTGATTTGGAAAACCAATCACATGGCCAATAATTGCACATGCGCAAGTTGCATGTTCATGATTCCTGCATGATTTTAACTTAAAATGGGTAAGTTGAACAACTATGTTAGCATAAGTTGTTTACGTGCTAGTATGATTCTTTAAAATCCATTACAGGATGAGCCACTAATGTTATAAGTGCTCATAAGTTGAAAGGTTGAAAAAGGAGAGTGGGgttggagaaattttttttggaatatgATTAGGAAGATGCATTGAGTTAGTTATTGGCTCATCATGTGGAGAAACATGAAAGAACATGAAAGCCTGTCTCCTTTTCACATGGTTTGTCGTCCGGAATTCAGTCAGAGGACACTCGTGGGTAACAGCTACTTGGGGGTTGTCTAATGTTatgttttataaaaagaaatccaTACAATAATTGAACAAAGAATTACACTCTCATTAATTAACTTCTAATTCTATCTTCCGTCTCCGATGACACCGGTGAGCACCCGTGAGCGTGAGTTTTCCCCCCTCCCCTACCCCTACCCACTTTTGGCAAAAACTTTTATCTTCTGTCTCCAATTAGGAAAACGTTAAACATTCTCTTTATGCCTTTGTGCACTTCGGatttacaaaaaattcaagacTACCAAGGTCAAATTAGAAATGTAAACCAAATTGATATTACACTTCCAAGGTGCTGCCTCTAAGTACGTCCaatagaaacaaaacaaaaaatgagaaGTTGAAGGGAAAAAAGGAGAACAAAATGgccaagaggaagaaaaaaaaaacacaccaTTCATAAGTGACTGAAGCATCCTTACATTTTCTAACATCATCCATATGACAACCATATGACAAAATATAGCTGATGCAAGAATGAGTATACAGTGATTGGAAAATACATGAACTACATATAGCAACTAGACTCGTTAGTTAGTCATTTCTTTGTGTTATAGCCACCAGTTGATTGCCCCCGAAACTCCTTCATGCCATGTTTTGAAGTTGGCGTCAATCAGAGACAGCAAACAGAAAACCAAGATGCAGCTCGAACGTTCACATTAGAATAGGTGGCTTGTTTCAAGCATCAAAAAATTTCCAGgtgtcttttcttttattgttatatTCATCATCAATTAGTCATTTAATGGCTCTGCTTCTGTGTCCCTCTCATGTGTTGTCCATTCTTCTGGTTCTACGATGAAACATAACATATTCATTATTAATCATCACCACAGGaaaccaacaagaaaaaagggtGGAATGTAACTGTGATAGTATAACATACAGTCAAAAtatatcaattaattagaaaGAAGCAAGGACTACTACAGCAGAACTTACTTGATTTCGGGCCATCAGCAATCACCATAAGCCGCCTCTGCAATACAGCAGCCACAGAGAGGAAAATCGAGCACATACCAAACATGATGGTGATGGGAAATGCATCAACCTTcgaaaaggaaacaaaccAAATCATTATTTACAGAAAAATGTACAATCATATTTGTATTTCTATGAGAAAGAAACTATTTGATGATACCCTcacagtttttgttttttgtcaaAAGCATGTACTGGTAGGCAGAGCCTCAAACAATCATGAGTAAATGAAACCTAATCACTCACATTGTACAGCACAACGCACacaaagatgttgagaggAATGCGGAAAAAGTTCATGATGGTGCTTCTTGCCTCCTCTGGGATGTATTGGGACCTCATTTTCATGATGGATGGCCAGAATATGCCCACACAGGCCTCAAATATGCAGAAGCCAATGAGCTGAGTATACCCTGATAATGACATGCTCCCACCTTTCACATTGGAAGGTGCAATGAATAACTGTACAAATTCATAGACATGTTGATAACCATGGTTTAAAAgcaattcaaattcataaatttgaaGAAGATTGATATATTAAAATTCTTGACATACAGTTGTCACAATGGGAAGCAGAAGCGAAGCCGCAGAGACTACAAATACAATCTGCATATAGCTCTCGACTTTGGGGGATGAAGCTGCCATCAGCCGAGATGCTAAAGAGCTTCCCAACATTGAGGCTAGCATGAATGTTGCAAAAATGAAACCATGTGGAATCTCCTCATCATTTGGGCTCAAAGCAGGAGTCCAGAGGAACACAAAGGTATACATTGAGCCTTCAAATAGGGACTGTATGGCACCAAGCAAAGCAATCTTCTCATCTGCTCCCCAATGGAAAATAATAGAAGAAGAATTTGTGAGAAATGCAAGAGAATAAGGTTAGAGTCATATGAATGTCAGCCCACCTTTATTTAAAGTCTTATATTATCTAATTGGAgaagtttattttatggaCTTAACCATTAATGAAAAACAGATGATGGAAAGAGAATAAGGTCAGGGATTCACCGGAAGCAATGGCTACAGCAGCACCCCTGAACTGGGTGATCAAGTTCTTGTTTTCTGAAGAGTCTCCATAATTTTCACCCCATGATGCCAATATAATTGCCATGCCAATTGCCAAAAAGCATGCAGCAGCATCAAATGGAGCAACTGGGCCAAATCCCAAAGTATCTACCAGAAGATTCCCAAGTAGCCCAGCTACTATGGCAACTAGACCATTGCCAAGAAAAATAGCCTTAGAGAATGTTAATGAAAGCCACTGCTGCTCAAAGCCCCTCTGCAAAAATTAGGGGACACAAACAGTTAAAGAGCAATTGCATATGTGAAATAATATTGAATTCTAAAATCCCTCGCGTGATAGAACATGGAGAAAGCAATTCAACTGAAtggaatttaatttatgaCACAATAactaaattaacaaaaatatgaCCTGAGCCCTTTGGACGCAATAATTGACTGGTTCCAATTTCTACCTTCTACGACGTGCAGAAATATAAACAGTAATATGAGTAGGCTTTCCATACCATCCAAAAGAAGGATAAATTGATCCACAGCTTTTGTAAGACTAACTATAAATTAGAACCTGTCAAGAAAATGAATTCCAGAACTGCAATTAATTAGCAGACCAATCACTGCACCTTATTGTGTTCTGCAACAAGCCAAGACTCAAAAGCTGAAAAAAGTAGAGATGTGGCAATGCCTCCCAATATGCGTCCCAACAGTAAAACCTTGTAGTCAGGAAAATGTTTGGTGAAGCAGCTTAGAATGTAAGTTATGCAGTACGTAATACACGCCCTCTTCCGACCCCTGAAATTGGTGTATCATTATTGAGAATCAATAATATGATCAAGTTTAAGGAAACACAACAACTAATCAACATGAAACCTTACTGTTTGTCAGCTAGAGATCCCACAACTGTCCCAAACAACATGGATGACCCAAACCCAGCAATAAAAAGCTGTCCAATATCCCCCTTGCTGAACCCATACTGGCTGTAGAGGTAGTACACATATGGACCCTGCAACCAATCCCCGGCTATAGCCACAACCAATTTAATCAGATCCAGAATGATAAAACATTTCAAGGATGATTCATAACGAAAAGCAACAATctacttcaattccaagcAATTTTCAAATAACATAATATTCTTGAccttaaatatttatattaccATCCATAACCAATGCAATCAAGTGTAGCACTACAATCAAAAGACTCAGACACCATAGCAAAGAGCAGTACATCAATTACAGCACTGATACCATCAACCAACGTAAACAGATAAGGGAGAAGCAACAAGAAATAATTAGAAGGGGTTATAATGACTGGAATATAACTAGATCCATAATCTTGAACAAACAACATGCTTGCTCATTACATAAAATTGCCAATCCAAGAAACTGTATATAGTTGAATCTCTAATTTTAGTCCAACTCGATCTGaatatccaaatccaaaagaaGAGCGACATTGCAGTACATACAGCACAGAATAAAGAAAACCCacatgagaaatgagaaagaaatgaCAGATCTAAGCTTACCCATCATGAGAGAGTAGATGAGGAGGTAGTTGTTCTTGAAATCATTGAAAACAGAGGAAGTATGAATGCGATCTTTGTTGTTCTTGCTCAGCTCCAAAGCTGCCACAACCGCAGAGAGAGCCCCAAACAGAAGGAAGTAGAAGAACTCCATTGCTCACTCTCAGCCTCTCACACAAACGAAACAAGCtcgcagagagagagagagagagagagagagagagagagagagagaggagcaaAAGCAAAGAGAGTGGTAAGGAGTGCTGTTGTGCAAAATGAGCTTAAAAAGGACTGGCTACCAACCCTGAAGTGGACATGGAGCGAAGTTTAGGTGGTGAGAGTGGGATTTGTGAATTGAGAAAAGGCTCTCAAGATTTCCCGGGGATTTCAATTCCCATGAACTCACGCAGACAATGAACTCGCGCAGACACACAGACTGGTTTTTGGTCCGATGGGGGTGATGGTTTTGTTGACTATGTGTttgcttatttttcttttcttttcctttcttttctattcTAATTGGGTAAATTGGAAGCCAAGATACAAAAAGTAAGGTTTTCCTGACTTCTCTTTTccactattttttttctcctgaCTCACGCTACAACACTATTCCCAAAAATTCTCACAGGTGACtgatttttagtttcttaATGGCCTCACAGATCAAATTTTAAGTCTCCATCAAGAAACTAAATAAAAGAGTATAACATTGATTAACGGACAAGTTTAATCATCAAATGCAATACATATGTCTCAAAACTCAATCAGAAAACTTGTTGCAATCCTCCTATGATAGTGAGTTAGGCAGGGTGCATTGAATAAATGAATATTTCCACTTCAATTGGTAAATTACCTGCCAAACCTACATGTTCTTGGGGCTTGGTGCATATAATATAAGACAGCTATGAAGACAAAAACATGCATTACACTTTCTTATTCATGACAGCATCGTGGTAACATGTCACATCTCCTCTTTTACTTGGTCGGGGTTTTTTTCCATGtgccttgttttttttaaccaaaaaaaaaaaacagtctGCAAACTTGTCATTCAgaaaaaatttccattaatttttttattagaagaaaaatattcatTATCATTACCATTAATagctaagaaaaataatattcattATATAATTAGGTCGGCAATTTGACCTTTTATTATATGAAAACAGTCCCAGGGGCCCAAACaccacaagaaaaataaaaaagcccaCTCAAATTTACAAGTCCAAGATTCTAAGTTCTGAAGTTTTCTTCAATATTTTTCCTCgctaagaaaaagaaaaaaaaagaaaaaagagttttCATCATTCGCTCCAGTACTTCTCATCAGCATCTTTCTCATGCTCCTGCTCATCATCAGAGCCATCCATCAAGTTCATCTTAAACCTCTTCACGTCCTCCAGTGCAGCGCTCCTGAACAGCCCAACATCAACGGCTCCCGACACCATGTGGTATCCGCGTGTCCAGAGATCGCGAGGCGCGTCGTGTGGCATAGCGAAGCCAGCCAAGTAGGCCCCGCCCTGTTTTGGGTCGGACCCCAGCACGGCCATCTCGGCGGTCTCCATCATTTTCCTAACCTTCTTGTTCGCCGGGTCCCACAAGTACCCCATGCTGGCGCTCAGATCCAACGGCCCCATCTGAATGCAGTCAACCCCATCGACGGCCGCGATGTCCCCTGCGTGCTTCACGCCTTCCTCGCTCTCCACCTGGCACATGATCAGCAGCTGATCCTCGTAATTACTCAAATACCCTTCATCGATGCCGTAGCTGGAGGCCCGAACGACGGTGTGGGCCGACCCGCGGACGCCGGCGGGCGGGAAGCGGCAGTAGGAGACGGCCTTCTTGGCGTCCTTGGAAGACTCGATCATGGGAAACATGATGCCTTGTGGGCCCAGATCTAGGGCTTTCTTGGCCCAAGCTGCGGAGGCCTCGGGCAAGCGAAGAATGGCCGGGGTTTGAGCGGCGGCCAAGGCGTGGAGGCAGGGGAGGGCTTGGGAGATGCTGCCATGGCCGTGCTCCATGTCGACGACGACAAAGTCATAGCCGGAGAGGCCGGCGATCTCGGCGAGGGTTGGGGAgaaggagaggaggaagaggccGTAGAGAGTCTCGCCGTTTTGGAGGCGGGACTTGAGGGTttggggggagggggagatggaggtggtggtggtggtggtgatggtggttgTGGCGGTGGATGTGTGGTCGGAGGAGGAGGTTGATTTGATGGGTGAGGTGGAGGTGGCAGtgaggtttagggttttgagtGGGGAGAGAGGGAAGGAGATGAGTTTGGTGGATTTTCTGAGAGATAATGTGGGTTTGGTGGCTCTgatggtggaggtggtggtggtggtggggtaAGTCAGTGTGGCCATGGCTGCTGGTTGTGAGTTTTGGGGTCTAGGGAAAAAAGTTgtgattttgctttttcacTTCACTGACTAGTAGgatggagagggagagagagagagagctctaTTTCATGACAGATTCACAGAGTCACGTGTGCAGCTGCATAATGGAATCTTGAAAGTGTGGCGGTGTAGCTTGTAAGTTGTACTGTACTGAGCTACAACTTCAATGGCGTCCCGAGGGAGATGGAAAACAAACAGAGCCCAAAACTTACAAAAGAAAGGTTCGAGTTGAAGGAACCAACTTGGCTGGTGATCCAGATTTTGCACtattaaaaccaaaagaacCATTTGTTTACATTACATTTCTTTCAACATTAGTTTGCAAAATGATTTGGTGCGGATTTCAAGCatttaataattataaaaatcgTCTACGAGGCCAAATCAATTTATGCTCAACTGAGAAAATTGCATATTCAAAGTCATTGACAGAACAAATGCATATTCCAGTTTGTGGACTCTGAAATCACTGCATGAATGTTTACTTAACACTTCTGTGGAAACCAAATAGTGAAAATTTCATCGAAGGCGATATCGTAGGAACACAAAACAGGCTAAAGTTTAAGAAATTAGCAAAGATCCAGCTGAAATGCCCAAAATTTACTAATCTGAATTAGTAATCACACCAACGCATGTCAATCTTGTCTATCAAAGCTTCAAACTAGCTTTTGCCATGGCCAGAGCGCCCTCATATGTTTGATTTCCTCCAATAAACCCACTCATGTGGACGAAAACACATCCGGGGATCGCAGCCTCCTTCGAGAGCTCCTCATCCCTAAGTCCTCGCCATTGCGATGCTAGAGGCTTTCGGCTCTCAAATCTATCAGGAGCTACCGCCACCGCTTGAACTCGCCAGTGTTTGCTCCTATCATCCTGCacgttgtttttattttgataataaaattAGCGACTCTTCTCAGATAAATTTGCAGACAAATTAGCTACACAACTAAAAGTAACGTCAAGGGGGAAAAACATTACAACAGAAGAAAAGAGACACAAACCACTGCAGaccataaacaaaaccaaaaaaaaaaaaaaaaaacagaaaatcatTACAATCCAAGAAAAGATAACAAGGACATGAGATTGATACAAGTACCTGATAGAGAACATATTTTATGGGAGGGTCAATCTTCATCTCTTCTTCAAGTTCAAATAAATGAAGTTTCCACTGTAGGGCATGAAAATATACAGATGTCTCAACTAAGGCCAGATATGGATAACAAATCgcttaaaaacatttgaagaTGCAATGAAGAAGTTCTAAAACTAATAGCATCAGCATCAGTTATAAGTGACAGCTTATGCCTAAAGTTATTAAATTGGCAGAAACAATACAGCACTGCATACTTACAGGGCAGAATCGAGTCAAAACCATGATTTCTCCACTAGGATCAACACTCCATCTTGCTAAGAGACACTCCATTACAATAGACCGTGCTGGTAACCATGATTTTGCATGAAAACGAACACtctgaaatttggaaaaagggTCATCGAAAAGGGATGtggaaaaataaattccaaTAAAATACAACCTCATTAAAGCATTCCCCTTCTAGTTATGTGCTCAGAGATGTGAAAGAAAATGATTAGATAAAGATGTTTGATGTGAAtttaccaaaataaataatagagAAAATTCTACATATCTGTTAAGTCTTAATGAAAGAAAGACGCACGCTTAAAAACTCACTGCCAGCCAGTTCCATGGCTCGACAAAAGGCTTCATTCTCCTTCTCAGGTGATTGATCGGGATCTATCCAATCCAAATTCAACTTGCCTACCCTTGAAGACAAGTATGTGTTATTCACATATCTTGGAGGCTGTTCCGTATCGTACTGATTGATCCCATTGTCAACAGCATCAATTGCCTGTTACAAGTAACCAATAATGTTAAAAATACAGTTGGACAAACAAAAATGCatgtcaaatgaattttcTGAACATTCAAGAAAGCGAAAAGAGTAACTACAAATAACATTTCAATAAAACTTTGAAGAACAGAAACATCTGCAAAATGTGCATCCTTATAAGGGTTTTTGTCTCTTTTATAACATAAGAGGTTTCTCAGTATCTATGAGTCCATTTGAGTTCAAATTCGAAtagaatgaaaaataaagatgcAGAACTTGGTCGTACCTCCATAAAGCTTTTGTAAACAGCCAAGAACAACCGATGCACATCTAGGTGGCCTTCATCAACTTGAAGCTCCTTGGCTATTATTTCCTTCCCAAAATGCTACAACCAGATTTAACACAAGCAAAGTTACACACTTGAAAAGCCCGTAGTTCAAACCCTGAAAAAGAGAGAATCTCGTGAAAGTAAATACCTTGTAAACCAGACCGGCACTACTCAGCTTAGTCTTAAACCCATGGCCAAACACCTCCTCGAACCCCTTCTGGTGATGATCATACCGATCCCTACTAGGTTCATATACACCCCCAACATCAAGCACAGCATCCAGACCCTCCAAAACCTAAAACCCTCAAACAAACAATAACAACGACAATAAGAAATCACAAAGTCCTGCAAGAGCTTCCAATTTCCAATCAAGTAACTTcattttgcatcaattttCCCAAATGGTGAAGGGTTACAAACCTGGGGGTCACGGGTGCGAACGATTTCGGCGTTGGAGAACTTGTCGGTGAGGCGAATCATGAAGCAGCCGAGGGCTTCGTCGCAGTGGAAGCTGCCATTGTGAGTGCCAACTCGCTTAGCTGAAGTAGCGGTAGCCatgagagagcgagagaggtGAAGGCGCAGGTGATGGTGGTGGCTGGGGAAGACGAATGGTAGCGTGTGCTTAAACCCTCTGCCTACTAGCGGAAGCATGCCTTAGCGGGATTTCAACAGTTGGGCGTTATTTTATTTgcactatttatttttatttttgttttgtcatTAATTTTGCTCAGCACTATAGTGTACATAATCATTTTGGAATTTGTAAACTCTTTTTTTCAGAAACTatatttgtagaaaaaaaaaattcagtacaAAATTATATACTTCCTCAGAAATTTAAATACTAAATATCCTTTTGGGAGGGAATTATTGTTTGAGTgtattcaactttttttttaagtacaaGTGATAATCTAAAGatgtttctcacacacactactacGGTGTCATGAATTTTCAAACCTGAAGTTATTAGTCTGCAAATTAATGCCCTTTTTAACTAGGTTAGACCCGTTAACATAGTCACTTTcattttagaaaattttatgttaaatcATTCATCCTCAATATTGTTGgtatagaaaatgaaaagaaaaaacatctTAAATTTCATCTCTCAATATCGTTGGTATTGAAAATGAATatgaatatttaaaaaaagataaacaaagTTCTTAAATTTTAAACAAGAGGTCATTTGAAAGATAATATAACAATATAGCTTAATTGCTTGAAAGAAATaaaggggggaaaaaaaaaagttcaggGTG encodes the following:
- the LOC117628312 gene encoding mavicyanin — protein: MANLRSPRFQLLLVLQVLMLIQSKVLCYQYKVGDLDAWGIPTSTNPQVYTKWSKTHEFKMGDSLLFLYPPSQDSVVQVTAQAYTSCNLKDPILYMNNGNSLFNFTSLGNFYFTSGEPGRCQKNQKLHISFGNGSAYSPSYGPSALPDSAPSYPTVFGTIPAPPSSAPSQSFPVLMVAVIGFVVCSLLSGNL
- the LOC117627742 gene encoding UPF0160 protein; its protein translation is MLPLVGRGFKHTLPFVFPSHHHHLRLHLSRSLMATATSAKRVGTHNGSFHCDEALGCFMIRLTDKFSNAEIVRTRDPQVLEGLDAVLDVGGVYEPSRDRYDHHQKGFEEVFGHGFKTKLSSAGLVYKHFGKEIIAKELQVDEGHLDVHRLFLAVYKSFMEAIDAVDNGINQYDTEQPPRYVNNTYLSSRVGKLNLDWIDPDQSPEKENEAFCRAMELAGSEFLSSVRFHAKSWLPARSIVMECLLARWSVDPSGEIMVLTRFCPWKLHLFELEEEMKIDPPIKYVLYQDDRSKHWRVQAVAVAPDRFESRKPLASQWRGLRDEELSKEAAIPGCVFVHMSGFIGGNQTYEGALAMAKASLKL
- the LOC117627741 gene encoding 2-keto-3-deoxy-L-rhamnonate aldolase-like, giving the protein MATLTYPTTTTTSTIRATKPTLSLRKSTKLISFPLSPLKTLNLTATSTSPIKSTSSSDHTSTATTTITTTTTTSISPSPQTLKSRLQNGETLYGLFLLSFSPTLAEIAGLSGYDFVVVDMEHGHGSISQALPCLHALAAAQTPAILRLPEASAAWAKKALDLGPQGIMFPMIESSKDAKKAVSYCRFPPAGVRGSAHTVVRASSYGIDEGYLSNYEDQLLIMCQVESEEGVKHAGDIAAVDGVDCIQMGPLDLSASMGYLWDPANKKVRKMMETAEMAVLGSDPKQGGAYLAGFAMPHDAPRDLWTRGYHMVSGAVDVGLFRSAALEDVKRFKMNLMDGSDDEQEHEKDADEKYWSE
- the LOC117628545 gene encoding molybdate-anion transporter-like; this translates as MEFFYFLLFGALSAVVAALELSKNNKDRIHTSSVFNDFKNNYLLIYSLMMAGDWLQGPYVYYLYSQYGFSKGDIGQLFIAGFGSSMLFGTVVGSLADKQGRKRACITYCITYILSCFTKHFPDYKVLLLGRILGGIATSLLFSAFESWLVAEHNKRGFEQQWLSLTFSKAIFLGNGLVAIVAGLLGNLLVDTLGFGPVAPFDAAACFLAIGMAIILASWGENYGDSSENKNLITQFRGAAVAIASDEKIALLGAIQSLFEGSMYTFVFLWTPALSPNDEEIPHGFIFATFMLASMLGSSLASRLMAASSPKVESYMQIVFVVSAASLLLPIVTTLFIAPSNVKGGSMSLSGYTQLIGFCIFEACVGIFWPSIMKMRSQYIPEEARSTIMNFFRIPLNIFVCVVLYNVDAFPITIMFGMCSIFLSVAAVLQRRLMVIADGPKSKPEEWTTHERDTEAEPLND